The genomic interval AGCGAGCGTGCTTCTTGACGATGATCTCGACCACGGCCGAATGCAGGCTCTCGGTCGTGTACATCGGCGCCGTGCATCCTTCGACGTAGTGAATCTGCGCGCCCTCGTCGACGATGATCAGCGTTCGCTCGAACTGTCCCATGCTCTCGGCAATGAAGCGGAAGAAGGCCTGCAGCGGGAACTCGATCTTCACCCCTTTCGGGATGTAGATGAACGAGCCACCGGACCAGACAGCCGAGTTCAGCGCCGCGAACTTGTTATCCGTGGGCGGGATGATCGTACTGAAGTACTGCCGCACCAGGTCGGGATATTCACGCACGGCCGAGTCGGTATCGGTGAAGATCACCCCCTGCCGGCTCAAATCCTCGCGCAGCGAGCCGTACACTACCTCGCTCTCGTATTGCGCCTTCACGCCGGCCAGGAATTTCTTCTCGGCCTCGGGAATGCCCAGCTTGTCGAAGGTCCGCTTGATGTCGTCGGGCACGTCGTCCCAACTGCGACCTTGGTGATCGGAGGGCTTGATGTAATAGAAAATGTCCTGGAAATCGATGCTGATGTCCCCGCCCCAGCGCGGCATCGGCTTCGAATTGAAGATTTCCAGGCTCTTCAGCCGGAAGTCGCGCATCCATTGCGGCTCGTTCTTCATGTCCGAGATCTGGTGCACGATGTCGACATCGAGCCCCTTGCGGCTCTTGAAGATGTACTTCTCGGCATTACGGAAGTCGTATTTGTTGATCTCGCCGAGGCCGAGCCCGTCGGTATCTGACTTAAGGTCGGTGGCCATGATCTTTCGTTCGTCCTATCAGGTTAACCGCGTAATTCACTGACCACAGGAAGTAAGAGAGTGACAATGCCTCTCTGCCATACTTTTCTGCGTGGTCCGCGAAATCTGCAGATCGTTCGTGTCTTGTTTTGTTCTTAGCCCGCGACGGTCGTGGTCTTCTCTTGCGTCATCGCCGCTTCGTCCGCGGCAGCGTCCGGGTACTGGCTGCGAATGCGATCGTAGCCGGCCTGATGCAATTCCTCGGCCAACTCGGCGCCGCCGGTTTCGACGATGCGGCCCCCCAAAATCACGTGCGTGAAGTCGGGCCGATTATGCTCGAGCAGCTTGTCGTGGTGCGTGATGATCAGAATGCCCATATCGGCGCCGCCGATTTCGGCGATGCTCTGGCTGGCCAACCGCACGGCGTCGACGTCCAGGCCGCTGTCGGTCTCGTCGAGAATGGCGAACTTCGGCCGCAGCATGGCCATTTGCAGAATCTCGGCGCGCTTCATCTCGCCGCCCGAGAAGCCGTCGTTGACATAGCGGCGGGCGAACTCGGGGTCCATCCGCAATTGTTCCATCTTGGCCTTCAGCTCTTTGCGGAAGTCGCGCATCGGCAGCAGTTCTTCCCCCTCTTTGCGGTCGGGCCGACGAACGTTCGTCGTGGCATGACGCAAAAAGTCGGCCATTTTCACGCCGGGGATCGACATTGGCCGCTGAAATGCCAGGAAGATTCCGAACCGCGCTCGCTCGTTGGGATCCAACTCCAGCACGTTGACCAATTGGCCGTCGGCCGTCTCGAGTTCGATCGAGCCCTGAGTCACTTCGTAGCTGGGGTGCCCCATGATGGCGTAACCCAGTGTGCTCTTGCCCGAGCCATTGGGCCCCATCAGGGCGTGCGTTTCGCCACGGCGGATCGTCAGATTGACACCGCGGAGAATCTGCCGCTCGGCCACCGAGACGTGCAGGTCTTTGATGCGAAGCGTTTCTCGCGAGGACTGGCTACTGGCGTTGATCATTCTTGTTTTGCTGGTTTGCGTTTCGCGTTAACTAACCAAGGGCCGTATTAGCCGGTGATTTTCTGGTGATCGAACACGGGGACTCGTTCCTCGACGTCGACGTAGCCCGAGTGATGCGGCAACGGCAACTCGTCCTCGACCTTCACGCCGGCGGCGGCTGACGCCTGCCGAGCGATGTGGTGACCTTTGATCTTGTCCTGGATCCGCATCAGCCCTTCGAGCAGCGCTTCCGGGCGGGGAGGGCAGCCGGGGACGTACACATCCACCGGCACCACCAGGTCAACACCCTTCACAACGTGGTAGCCATACTTGAAGTACGGGCCACCGCCGACGGTGCAGGCACCCATCGCTATGACGAATTTCGGATCAGGCATTAGGCTGTAGAGCCGGCGGACACGGCTGGCCATTTTGTAGGTCACCGTGCCGGCAACGATCATCAAGTCGGCCTGGCGCGGCGTGGCGCGGAAGGCGCCAGCGCCGAAGCGGTCCATGTCGAAGCGGCTGGCGCCCGCGGCCATCATTTCGATCGCACAGCAAGCCAAGCCGAACGTCATCGGCCAAATGCTCGACTGGCGGGCCCAGTTGATGGCCTGCTCGACCGTGGTGATGGCAAAGTTCTCTTCAAACCGCCCCTCGATCCAAGGCTCGCTCATGATTCATCTTTCCGTCGTTTCGTGGTGCCGACTGGCCGCCCAAATCCCGGGAATTTAGGCACGTCAAAGCCCCTCACTATATCCGACGATCATCGGGTCTTAAACCGGGTCAATTGGTTTCAAATTGGCAACAATTATGGCCGTCCAAGCGGCAGTGCGAAAGGCGCACCGGCTGCTCGAGCAGCTTGGAAAACAACATCTTCTCGACCGCGCAAATGCCCCGATCCTTTTCCGCCAATTCAGGGTAGGGGCATTCCGATACGGTCAGCAATGGCAGCGCCGAGTCACGTGTGCCCGATTGCCCTTCGCCCAGCCCTACCTGGTCGACGTCCAGCGGCACGCGCCGCTCGCCAAACAACGATTTCAGCGATTCCATCCGGGCCGACAGCGTCGATCCACGCACCCGGTCGCGATACATCACGGCCATGGCCGAGGCGATCCGATCCATTAATCCGCGGCGGACCTCTGGGTCTTTCACGCCACGAATTTCGTCCCACAGGACGATGGCCAGATCCGGAAAATTATTGCCGGCCTGGCGCCGCGCTTTTTCGGTGAGAGAATAGCGGTGACCGGGGCGCCCCCGGCTAGCCCGCCCGCCATCGGGCGTCGCGACTTCACGCTCGATCAATCCCAGCCCCATCAATCGGGTCAGCCGTTGCCGCACGGCTGTAGCCGTAACACTGGTGGCACGAGCTACTTGCGTGACGCTCATCGCGCCGTGACGTCGCATCAGGTCCAAGACCTGATCGTCCGAAGTCGCTGTGTTTTCCATGGCCGGCACCGCTCGCGAAATAAGCTAAGGCAACCGCTGTCTAACACCATGATAGGCGTTTTCACATTTTTGGCAACTCTATATGTCAATAATCGCCAGGGCGGCCTAAAACCGCCCTAAATCGTTGACTGAACACTATTTCAGGCGTTACAACCGCGCATGTCCAAGCCACCGTGCCCGGGGCCGGAAAGGACTGCGCGCGTCTGTTTTCGCACTTGCCTCGACCCGAGTGCGTCCTCAGGCGACGGTTGCGGCGGTCTAATGGTGGTTCAGGCCGGGGGTCGTGAGAAAAACAAAATCAGGAGTGTTGCCGTGCCTTGGCTTCCCAAACAGTGCGTCATTGTGCCTGTGGATTTTTCCGACGAAGCGTTCGGCGCTTTGGATGCGGCGCTCGAAATGGTCGAGTCGACGTCCGCTCTGCATGTGCTTTACGTCCTGCCGGTGCTCGACCCGGCCGAACCGGGCGTCATTTGGACCACGATCGACAATTCGATGCGCGAACGTCACGCGCTCGACGCGCTGCGCGAAAAGCTGGCCGACAAGAAGTACGAGGGGGTGCGCATGAACATCACGTTCGGCGACGCTGGCAGCGAGATCGCCGCCTTTGCCAAGGACCAGCGCGCCGACCTGATCGTGCTCCCCTCGCACGGTCGTACCGGCCTGCGTCACCTGCTAATCGGATCGGTCGCCGAGAACGTGATCCGCCTGGCACATTGCCCGGTGCTGGTGCTGCGGTGGTAGGAGGCGGTTGCAAGTGAAGGAGATCCCGACGCTACGCGAAGGTGAAGCGGGTATGCAACTACTCAGGGAGTTCCGAAAGCGAATTATCGGCGTTCAATTCCGTCATTCTCTCGACAGGAGGTCCGAGGATGAGAGCATGGGCAATTAACTTTGTCGTCTTAGCGTTCCTCGAGATGCCGGCCGGCGCCGATCCGGTCGATGAAAAACCGCGCGAACATTCTCAGCCACTTGCCGTCGAGGTCATTGATAGTGACGGTCGAGCGGTCGAAGGGGCTGACGTTGGCTTATGCGCCGCCGTGGGGGAGTGGGCACGCAAGCAAGCGGACAAAGATGGCACGCAGTGGCACTACTGGTTGCATGCCCGCACTGACATTACCGGCCGCGCGAACTTGAAAGACGACGAGAAGTTGCTGCGCGGCTGCGCAGTTCTTGCACGCCATGAGAAGCGTAAGATTTCCGGCTGCATCGCTGTCGATGCCGGGGCGATCCAGCGGTCGGTCCGGCTGATATTAAAGCCCGAAATCGAAATCACGGCCGAGTTGCATTGCGAAGCGCTCGCATCGCGCGGCATTAAATACCTGCCGGCCGGCGTGGCCGTCGATCTCGGCCGGCCGCGCGTGCTGGTCGTTTCCAGTGACTCCGGCCGGCTGCGATTCTCGCTTCCGCCCGGCGCGTATCAATTGCAGTTCGACACTTATCTGCATCGCGCAGAAATGGTGAAGCGGTTGCTAACCGTCTCGGCGCATGATGGCCCACTCGATCTGGGGCGTATCGAACTCACGGCCGTGAAGGCGGAATTGCTTGTCGGTATGCCAGCCCCCGAGGTCCCGGATGTTGTCGCCTGGAAGAACGGGCCGGGCCGGACGCTTGCCGATTTGCGCGGACAGGTCGTGCTCCTCGATTTCTGGGGACATTGGTGCGGCTCGTGCGTCGCCGAGATGCCAAAGCTGTTCGAGCTGCACGACAAGTATCACGATCGCGGCCTGTCGATCCTGGGCATCCACGTCGACCACGCGGACGATCCGTCCGAGCGTGTCGACAGCGTCGCGAAGCTCGACAAAGAACTGGCCGACTCACGCCGGGCGCTATGGGCCAATCGCGACATTCCCTTTCCTGTCGCCATGATCGTGCGCGACAGCGACAAGTACGGCAACACGATTGCGGGCGTGGCCCAACATGCGGTCGATACCACGTACGGAATTGCCGTATACCCGACCCACGTTCTCATCGACCGCCGCGGCAAAGTCATCCGCACGTTCGTGGGCGGCATTTCTTACCACGAAGACGGAATGGACGTTCTGGAAAAGGCGCTCGCTGCCGAATAAGCGATCTCAATCATGAATTAACCTCCCACACACTTTGCCAAAGTGCCCGTGCCGGAAGCCGCCGCAACGACGACGCTTTTCAACGCTTTGTTCAAGGAGGAACGTATAGGTGAAACGTCCCATTCTCGCGGCAATTGCTACACTTTACATCTGTGCCGCCGCGGCGGGAGAAACCCCCGATACGCAGCCGTCGACACGATTATCGGTAAAAGCGATTGATACCGACGGAAGCCCCGTTGCGGGTGCCGACGTTGGGCTGCAACCGCGCATCCGTGCAGGCCTCGCCAGCCACGATGGGTACGATTTACTCGGTTGGCAGCTTCGGTGGAGTAAACAGCAAACCGATGCGGCGGGAACGGCCACCATTCCTCTCGGTGGCAGCAGTCAGAGGATATTCGACAAATTCTGCCTTGTCGCGAGACACGCCGAGCGAAAACTGGCGGTGGTGTCGAACATCGGTACCGCGCAGCTCGACACTCCGCTATGCGTAACTCTTTTGCCGGAGCGCATCGTTGAGGGGGAAGTGTTCTGTCCGGAACTCGCCGATCGTGGCATGACGATCCGTGGAATTAGCGTCTCGGTCTCGTGTGAAGGTAAAACCGTGCTCGACTGCAATTCTCCACATCCAGAGTTCCGCTTGTCGTTGCCCCCCGGTGACTTCGAGTTTCTGATCGATGGCCAAACGAACACCCACGCTATAAAACGTCCCGTACACGTTGACGCCGGAGACGGGCCGCTTGCGCTTGGCTGCATCGAACTGCAGGCGTCCAACATGGCATTACTCGTCGGCCAGCCTGCACCTGAAATTCCTTCGATCATTGCTTGGAAGAATGGATCGCCGGGCACATTGGCCGAGTTGCGTGGCAAAGTCGTGCTGCTGGACTTTTGGGGATACTGGTGCGGTCCATGCGTGAGCGAAATGCCCAAGCTGTTCGACTTGCACGACAAGTATCATGGGCGTGGACTGGTCATAATCGGTGTTCATGCCGATGCTCGGTACGCCGACGAGCCACCAGTCAACTCGCCGGGCGAACTAGACAACCTGATGGCCGAACGTCGCAACGCGCTGTGGCAAGGTCGTGACTTTCCCTTCCCTGTTGCCATGATCCCCAGTGAGATCATGCAGCATCGCGGCGGCAAGATCGAGAACCGCGCGATGAGCGCTGCCGCCGAGCGTTACGGCGTCTGGTCGTATCCTTCTTACGTGCTCATTGACCGGCAAGGCAAAGTGGCCGGACAGTTTCGCGTCGATGATGAAGGAATCGCGCTCTTGGAAAAACTATTGGCCGAAAAATAGCCTGACACAAGTGCGGAAATGAGCGTCAACTCCAAACGCCCCTACTGCCCACTCTCGAACGTGCGACCTTCCGTCTTTTCAATCGCCTTGCGTAGGGTGTCCGGAACGGGATGTGGCTTGCCGGATGCGTAATCGAAGACGACCAGCGTTGACTCGGCCTCGGCCACGATTGCCCGCTGACTCTGGCTTTCCACGCGGTGCGTCATTGTCAGGCTGGTGCGGCCAATCCGCGCAACACGGGCGCCGATGCGAATCGTGTCGGGAAAATTCAGTTGCCGGCGGAAGTCGCATTTGATCGACGCCAAGATCGGGCCTACGTGTTCCGGCGAGCGTTTGTCCGCCAGGCCGATCTGGTTGAAATACGCGATCCGCGCCGATTCGCACCAACGGAAGTACACCACGTTGTTCACGTGCTGCATGGCATCCTGATCGCCCCACTGCACGGGCAGCATCAGAATCACGGGGAACCCAGCCAGCAGATCTTCTTCGGTCGTCATCGGGTCGCCCTTGGGGATCGTGCCATCGCATCGTGGCGACAGAGAAAAACGTCGAGGCTGCATTCTACAAAACAAGCGACCGGCCCGCTCGAACGCGCCGTACGGCTTGTTTCGCCAACATTAGGGGGATGTTACGATATTTTGGAACGATAGTATTCCTAGGAGTCATCTGCGTGATGCGACGATTTTCCGGCCTACTGACCTTGATCCTCATTCTGACTTGCGCTGCAACCGCGTCGGCCGACGCGATCGAGCGGATGCGCATGGAGCGGCTGCGCGCCACGCACGAACGGGTTTTGGCTCTGGCCGGGCAGCGCGTGCCCGTCGAATTGAAAAGCGGTTTCGACGACGTCCGCTCGCTGTTGCACGTTCACTCCGCGTTTTCGCATGATAGCCGAGGGACGATCGAAGAGATTCTCGCCGCGGCCAAGGCAACCGGCGTCCGCGTCATCATGTTTACCGAGCATCCGGCCGATCACTACGATTATTTCAAGGACGGCCATCAAGGCGTGAAAGATGGCGTGCTGATGATCCCCGGCGCCGAGACCGGCGGCTTTCTTGCCTATCCCACCCGCAGCCTGAAAGAAGACAAAACCAGCACGCCGCAGGAATTCGCCGATCTCGTGCGGCGCGATGATGGCTTGATCTTCCTTTGCCATCTGGAAGAACGGATGGACTGGAACATCACCGGGCTGACCGGAACCGAGATCTACAACACTCACGCCGATTTCATGGAAGAGACGAAATTCATTTCGTCGCTGAAAACGCCGATCGGTCTGCTGGCGCTAATCCCGGCCGTGAAGCAATTCCCGCAAGAGACTTTTGCCGCCCTGCAAGACTATCCGGCTGGTTACCTGAAAAAATTCGATGAGCTGTGCCAGCAGGCGCGGCACACGGGCGTATCCGCCAACGACGCCCATCACAACCAGGCCTTCCGCGGCCGTGTTACCGATGACGGCAAAATGCAACTCGATGATGCGCTCGGTAAGAAGCTGCTCACGCTCGACCCGGCCAAGGTGCCGCTAATCAAGTCGATGGTTTCGGGCAAGCAGCCGGGCGATCTGGTCTTCGAACTGGATCTTGATCCCTATGAGCGCAGTTTCCGTCATGTCAGCACCCATCTGCTGATGAAGGAAGTCACCCACGACAGCGTGTGGGAAGCCTTGAAGACGGGGCGCTCGTATGTGGCGTTCGACTGGATGGCCGACCCGACCGGTTTCGTCTTCCGTGCCGATCGTGGTGGCGAGGGCTGGACGATTGGCGACGAGGTGCCGGCCTCGGGCGAATTGCGTTTGCAGGCCGCGGCGCCACTGCCCGGCACCATCAAGCTCGTGCGTAACGGCAAGATCATTGCCGAAAAAGAGGGGGCTTTGCTGGATGAAACCGTCAGCGAGCCGGGCGTGTATCGCGTCGAAGTCTGGCTGAACCTGGCGGGCGAACCGCGTCCGTGGATCTTGACCAGCCCGATCTACGTGCGCGAGGCTACAAAATAAGTCGGCGTCCATGACGGGCTCCGAAGACAACGGAGAATTCGCAGAATCGTTGGGGTATCGCGGTCGCATTTCTTTCAGCAGGAGGTGTGTGATGATCCGCGCGTCACTTTGGGCCGTAACTTTTTTGGCCTCTGCGTTCCTGGCTCCATCGACCGCGGCGCGTGCCGCCGATACGGTCGATCTCTCCTATGTCAGCAGCGACGCCGTGGCCGCGGTTGTGCTGCATCCACGCCAGATGCTCTCGGCCCCTGAGCTTCAGCACCTGCCGATCGAGGTCGCGGTCGCGGCCGGAAAGCAATACTTGGGGGTCGATCTGCTCGATATCGATCTGGCCATAGGCATCCTCGGAATGTCAGGCCTGGCCAATTGGCAGCCTGGCATGGGGGCGATCCTGCACTTTTCCAAGCCTTACGATCGTAGCGCCGTACTCGCCGCGCTCGGCCAGGGAACCGCCGAATCGACTTACCTCGGCAAGGAGTACCGTCGCGCGACGACGCCCGATGGCTACAGCCTTTATTTTCCCGACGACCGAACGTTGCTAATCGGTACCGAGCCGCAATTGAAAAGGATGATGGCGGCCGACGACGTCGACACCCCCTTAACCAAGCTCTTGCGACAGGCCGATGCCTTGAAGACGGCGGTGGCCGTGCTCGATTTTGCCACAGTGCGGCCGCTGGTTATTTCGGCGCTGCAACATATGCCGCCGCTGCCGCCGGAGCTTCAGCCATTTTTGAAGACGCCCGAGCTGGTGAAATGGATCGAAGTCTCGTTCGATTTCCACGGCGAGATGAGCCTAACGGCAAAGTTCGGCGCTGTGGATACCGACGCGGCCAAGGAGTTCAAGGAACTGGCCGAACGTGCCAAGGCGCTCGCGCGCGAGTTCGTCAACACGCAACTGGCCGGCGTCATGGCCGGCCCTCAGGGTGATCCGACGCAGGCTGCGCTGGGAAGATATATGCAGCGCACTTTTGGTACCTTGATCGACGGCATCGACGTGCGCGTCTCCGATGACCAGGTTCATGTCACGATCTTGCAGGGCAACTCCGCCGTATCGTCAACGGGTATGCTTGTGGGCTTACTACTGCCGGCTGTGCAAAGCGCTCGCGAAGCAGCGCGTCGCGCCCAGTCCATGAACAATCTGAAGATGATCGGCCTGGCGATGCACAATCACCTGGCTGCGACGGGGCGTTTTCCAGCCCGGGCCATTCGTAGCAAGGATGACATTCCCCTGCTTAGCTGGCGGGTCGCTCTGCTTCCGTACTTAGAGGGGGAGCAAGGCGGGGCGCTCTACAAGGAATTTCACCTCGACGAGCCGTGGGATAGCAATCACAACCGAAAGCTGATCACGCGCATACCGACCGTGTATGCGAATCCCAACATTACCGAGCCCGGCAAGACGAACTATCAGGCCGTGGCGGGCGAGGCAACATTCTTCGGCCCCTTCGGGCCGCGCAAGGGGTTATCGGCGCGGCAAGTCACGGATGGCCTGTCGAACACAATCATGGTCGTCGAAGCCGACCCCGATCAGGCAATTGCCTGGACCCGGCCGAGCGACCTACGACTCGATCCGGAAAAGCCGCTCGCCGGATTGGGCCAGGCGCGACCCGGCGGATTCTCGGCCCTGATGGCAGATGGATCGGTAAGGTTCCTTGCCAACACGATCGATCCGGCGATGTTCGAGGCGCTGTTGACGTTTGCCGGAGGCGAACCAGTCTCGCTCCCCTAGTCCGAAGAAAGGCACGCCTTTTATCTAGGCGCGCAGCAGCGCACCGCACGCTTTTGAAGTTGTCGCGGCGACGTTAACTAACGCAGCGTCGTGGTCGGAGCAGCCGCCGTCGGCGGTGACATAGGAGGCGCGACGGGCGCTGCGCCAGGGGCGCCGTAAACTGGCGCTGGATACGACTGTTGATAAACCGGTTGCGCCGCAGGAGCAGCGTACGTGCTGCCTCCCCACCACGAACCAGGCTGATTGCAACAACAACCGCCGCCTGCCAGCGAACAAATCGCGAGCAACGCGGCGGTCCATTTCGTGACGTCCATGACACGACTCCTGCGACAATTTCCCTGCAAATGAGGAAGCACGAGCCGAACACCGGCCTGCAAACTCCCCACCAGGGGTGCAGAACGGTAAAAGGTTTGCCTCCGCAGGTCAAGGCGATTGGCCGCGCAGAGCGTGATA from Pirellulales bacterium carries:
- the sufB gene encoding Fe-S cluster assembly protein SufB, with the protein product MATDLKSDTDGLGLGEINKYDFRNAEKYIFKSRKGLDVDIVHQISDMKNEPQWMRDFRLKSLEIFNSKPMPRWGGDISIDFQDIFYYIKPSDHQGRSWDDVPDDIKRTFDKLGIPEAEKKFLAGVKAQYESEVVYGSLREDLSRQGVIFTDTDSAVREYPDLVRQYFSTIIPPTDNKFAALNSAVWSGGSFIYIPKGVKIEFPLQAFFRFIAESMGQFERTLIIVDEGAQIHYVEGCTAPMYTTESLHSAVVEIIVKKHARCRYTTIQNWANNIYNLVTKRAVAYEDATMEWIDGNLGSRLTMKYPAVYMLEPGARGEILSIAFASNGQHQDAGAKVVHAAPHTSSRIISKSISKNGGRASYRGLVKVEPGARKSKSNVVCDALILDSRSRSDTYPYIEVDEQDVSIGHEASVSKIGEEQLFYLTSRGLSEAEASTMIVSGFIEPLVRELPMEYAVEMNRLIELQMEGSVG
- the sufC gene encoding Fe-S cluster assembly ATPase SufC; its protein translation is MINASSQSSRETLRIKDLHVSVAERQILRGVNLTIRRGETHALMGPNGSGKSTLGYAIMGHPSYEVTQGSIELETADGQLVNVLELDPNERARFGIFLAFQRPMSIPGVKMADFLRHATTNVRRPDRKEGEELLPMRDFRKELKAKMEQLRMDPEFARRYVNDGFSGGEMKRAEILQMAMLRPKFAILDETDSGLDVDAVRLASQSIAEIGGADMGILIITHHDKLLEHNRPDFTHVILGGRIVETGGAELAEELHQAGYDRIRSQYPDAAADEAAMTQEKTTTVAG
- a CDS encoding NADH-quinone oxidoreductase subunit B family protein; its protein translation is MSEPWIEGRFEENFAITTVEQAINWARQSSIWPMTFGLACCAIEMMAAGASRFDMDRFGAGAFRATPRQADLMIVAGTVTYKMASRVRRLYSLMPDPKFVIAMGACTVGGGPYFKYGYHVVKGVDLVVPVDVYVPGCPPRPEALLEGLMRIQDKIKGHHIARQASAAAGVKVEDELPLPHHSGYVDVEERVPVFDHQKITG
- a CDS encoding replication-relaxation family protein; this encodes MENTATSDDQVLDLMRRHGAMSVTQVARATSVTATAVRQRLTRLMGLGLIEREVATPDGGRASRGRPGHRYSLTEKARRQAGNNFPDLAIVLWDEIRGVKDPEVRRGLMDRIASAMAVMYRDRVRGSTLSARMESLKSLFGERRVPLDVDQVGLGEGQSGTRDSALPLLTVSECPYPELAEKDRGICAVEKMLFSKLLEQPVRLSHCRLDGHNCCQFETN
- a CDS encoding universal stress protein, yielding MPWLPKQCVIVPVDFSDEAFGALDAALEMVESTSALHVLYVLPVLDPAEPGVIWTTIDNSMRERHALDALREKLADKKYEGVRMNITFGDAGSEIAAFAKDQRADLIVLPSHGRTGLRHLLIGSVAENVIRLAHCPVLVLRW
- a CDS encoding TlpA disulfide reductase family protein — translated: MRAWAINFVVLAFLEMPAGADPVDEKPREHSQPLAVEVIDSDGRAVEGADVGLCAAVGEWARKQADKDGTQWHYWLHARTDITGRANLKDDEKLLRGCAVLARHEKRKISGCIAVDAGAIQRSVRLILKPEIEITAELHCEALASRGIKYLPAGVAVDLGRPRVLVVSSDSGRLRFSLPPGAYQLQFDTYLHRAEMVKRLLTVSAHDGPLDLGRIELTAVKAELLVGMPAPEVPDVVAWKNGPGRTLADLRGQVVLLDFWGHWCGSCVAEMPKLFELHDKYHDRGLSILGIHVDHADDPSERVDSVAKLDKELADSRRALWANRDIPFPVAMIVRDSDKYGNTIAGVAQHAVDTTYGIAVYPTHVLIDRRGKVIRTFVGGISYHEDGMDVLEKALAAE
- a CDS encoding TlpA disulfide reductase family protein gives rise to the protein MKRPILAAIATLYICAAAAGETPDTQPSTRLSVKAIDTDGSPVAGADVGLQPRIRAGLASHDGYDLLGWQLRWSKQQTDAAGTATIPLGGSSQRIFDKFCLVARHAERKLAVVSNIGTAQLDTPLCVTLLPERIVEGEVFCPELADRGMTIRGISVSVSCEGKTVLDCNSPHPEFRLSLPPGDFEFLIDGQTNTHAIKRPVHVDAGDGPLALGCIELQASNMALLVGQPAPEIPSIIAWKNGSPGTLAELRGKVVLLDFWGYWCGPCVSEMPKLFDLHDKYHGRGLVIIGVHADARYADEPPVNSPGELDNLMAERRNALWQGRDFPFPVAMIPSEIMQHRGGKIENRAMSAAAERYGVWSYPSYVLIDRQGKVAGQFRVDDEGIALLEKLLAEK
- a CDS encoding thioesterase family protein; translation: MTTEEDLLAGFPVILMLPVQWGDQDAMQHVNNVVYFRWCESARIAYFNQIGLADKRSPEHVGPILASIKCDFRRQLNFPDTIRIGARVARIGRTSLTMTHRVESQSQRAIVAEAESTLVVFDYASGKPHPVPDTLRKAIEKTEGRTFESGQ
- a CDS encoding PHP domain-containing protein, which translates into the protein MRRFSGLLTLILILTCAATASADAIERMRMERLRATHERVLALAGQRVPVELKSGFDDVRSLLHVHSAFSHDSRGTIEEILAAAKATGVRVIMFTEHPADHYDYFKDGHQGVKDGVLMIPGAETGGFLAYPTRSLKEDKTSTPQEFADLVRRDDGLIFLCHLEERMDWNITGLTGTEIYNTHADFMEETKFISSLKTPIGLLALIPAVKQFPQETFAALQDYPAGYLKKFDELCQQARHTGVSANDAHHNQAFRGRVTDDGKMQLDDALGKKLLTLDPAKVPLIKSMVSGKQPGDLVFELDLDPYERSFRHVSTHLLMKEVTHDSVWEALKTGRSYVAFDWMADPTGFVFRADRGGEGWTIGDEVPASGELRLQAAAPLPGTIKLVRNGKIIAEKEGALLDETVSEPGVYRVEVWLNLAGEPRPWILTSPIYVREATK
- a CDS encoding DUF1559 domain-containing protein; this encodes MIRASLWAVTFLASAFLAPSTAARAADTVDLSYVSSDAVAAVVLHPRQMLSAPELQHLPIEVAVAAGKQYLGVDLLDIDLAIGILGMSGLANWQPGMGAILHFSKPYDRSAVLAALGQGTAESTYLGKEYRRATTPDGYSLYFPDDRTLLIGTEPQLKRMMAADDVDTPLTKLLRQADALKTAVAVLDFATVRPLVISALQHMPPLPPELQPFLKTPELVKWIEVSFDFHGEMSLTAKFGAVDTDAAKEFKELAERAKALAREFVNTQLAGVMAGPQGDPTQAALGRYMQRTFGTLIDGIDVRVSDDQVHVTILQGNSAVSSTGMLVGLLLPAVQSAREAARRAQSMNNLKMIGLAMHNHLAATGRFPARAIRSKDDIPLLSWRVALLPYLEGEQGGALYKEFHLDEPWDSNHNRKLITRIPTVYANPNITEPGKTNYQAVAGEATFFGPFGPRKGLSARQVTDGLSNTIMVVEADPDQAIAWTRPSDLRLDPEKPLAGLGQARPGGFSALMADGSVRFLANTIDPAMFEALLTFAGGEPVSLP